From the genome of Vicia villosa cultivar HV-30 ecotype Madison, WI unplaced genomic scaffold, Vvil1.0 ctg.001359F_1_1, whole genome shotgun sequence:
ttacacaaaaaaaaatcatatattttttgcAATTCATATGTGGGCACAATCTCTcatatatttgtaaaaataaaagttatgaataaatataaaatctattttcaaaaaatcataaattataGTAAGGAAATatcagttattttattttattttattttagcatttgttaagataaaaaaaatatgtactgagagtgtaaaatatttttacactatcaatctatcacaaccatgtatctaattaaaatataattataattaaaaaaactaatatgacatagCAAGTGTAAGAATTTTGATTGTATGTATAAAATTGGTTTTATACCGGCAGTTGCACTTTCTTTAAACTTAAAAAAACAGGCAAATTTATATTTAGATGAAAAACTTCGTacattttcttattaaaaaaacttaccaaaaaaaaacaaaaatttacaagGAGTTTGGTCCAAGTTCAACATTCATCCAATCCAAACCAGGTAGGTTTATTTCCCAACACGGGCTAAAACATTAAGCTGCGAACACTCACGACTCACCGCAGTTAAGTCGTTATTCATTCCAAATCCGCCACAAATAAACCTCCATCTCAGATCCAATTCACCCCATTCTCCAAATCCTCAAACCCCCTTTAACAATGGCGGAACATCTAGCCTCAATATTCGGCACAGAGAAAGACCGAGTTAACTGTCCCTTCTACTTCAAGATCGGCGCGTGTAGACACGGCGACCGTTGTTCGCGTCTCCACAACCGTCCCACCATTTCCCCAACTCTCCTTCTCTCCAACATGTACCAACGTCCCGATATCATCACTCCCGGCGTCGATCCCAACGGTCAACCGATCGATCCGCGCCAGATCCAGCAGCACTTCGAAGATTTCTATGAAGATATCTTTCTCGAGCTTTCTAAATTCGGTTACATCGAAACGCTAAACGTTTGTGATAATCTCGCCGATCATATGATCGGGAATGTTTACGTTTTGTTTCGTGAGGAAGATCATGCCGCGGCGGCGCTTGGTTCGTTGCACGGTAGATTTTACTCCGGTCGGCCTATTCTTGCGGATTTTTCTCCGGTGACGGATTTTCGTGAGGCGACGTGTCGGCAGTATGAGGAGAATAGTTGTAACCGTGGTGGTTATTGTAATTTTATGCATGTTAAGAAAATTGGAAGGGAATTGAGGAGGAAACTGTTTTCTTCTCAACGGAGCCGGAGCAGAAGCAGGAGTCGGAGTAATAGTCCTCGCCGGAGAAGGAGAAGTGGAGATCGAGAGAGGCCGCGTGATAGAGATAGAGATTATGAGTCTCGTGGAAGAAGAAGTAGTGATAGGGATAGGATTAGGGATAGAGATGGGAATAGGGAGAGGAATAGAGATAGTAGAGATGAAGGTGGAAGGCGGAGAAATGGTAGTTCGGCGAGGGAAGGAAGGGAAGGGAGCGAGGAAAGAAGAGCGAGGATTGAACAATGGAACAGGGAAAGAGAGGAGAAGCCTTGatgtttttgctgatttttattttgattttctgtTTTGACATAGGTTGAGGTTGTGATTTGTGCTGTATGGTGAAATTCAAATGAAGGTGAATATCTGACGGTGAGGTTTATGGAAGAATCGGTGAAGAGAAGGGAATGGTAAGGATTGTGTAATCGAATTGGTTGAGTAGGAGCCTTGATTACAATTTAAGTTCACTATGTTTCTATTTTGTTTAATATGTTTGTTGTTTGAGCTTATCAATCAGCACAAACACATGTAAGACTATTTAAGAGCTTCTGAAAACATCTTGTGCCATGTCCATAAGTTGTTTCAGAGCTTATTTCCCTGAGCTCTCTAGGACATCTTATGAAAATAGTTTGACGTTATTTTATCATTTGTTATTGAAATAGTTTATTTGTAAGCACTTAGTAGTTTGCTATCTTATCTGGTATTCCAATCATGAATGGGAAATAACAAGTTATTTTCTGGTGTCGAGGATTATATTCTGCTTGATATTGTGAGCGGAGATTGGTTAGTGAAGTCAATTTTGTTGATTCTATGAGTATAGCTTTGATGAACTCTAACTGAATCATATCTTTTGTTGGTTAAGGGCTTCAATGAATTGCTTTTACTAGTTTGGATGGCTATACGGCCGGCATTTTTTattgggaaaagctaacatgtgccccaagggcacaagttaatgaaatatttatagaatttttttcttgAAACGCGTGCATTTagtgtatcgaaactttaaatataactttattgcatttaattatatttaactttttctatttatagaatccttaacatgtgcccttagggcacatgttagcatgaccctttttTATTTAGTCTTGATTAATTAATTGGAGTGCTGAGCAATCCTGTTAAATATCCTATAGCGGCGCTATTGATTTTTTGATATATGACATTTCCCAATTTTCTACTGCATGAATCTAAGTGATAATGGCTGATTTTTCTGCTTCTCTTTTAAAATGCAATCATTCGCCAGCTTTGATATCTTCCTGAACTGGTTGCTGGTAGTTTTTATTTTCTCCCTCATTTTCCTGCCATGTGTAAGAGGCCAGATACATGGGGATTTTCCTATCATGCTGTGAGTTTTGGTGTCTCCCTTTTCTACTGCTGTTATTCTCGATTCCTCTGTTCTTATACTTATGTCTACTAATACTTTCACGATTCTCAGGTTCTttgttttttaaatgatttttttcttcttttaatttgTTGTTTCATGTACAAAACTGTCTTTAGAAGTTGGTTCTAGTTCCTTTCGCTCGTGCTCTCTCAATACTATCTTTTTTTATTCCCTCTTACGGCGTCAAGGTTTTAAATGCTTGTTCTATTGTGTAGGCTAGGTGCTAGGGGATTGGTTGTGCAGCTGATGTTCATCGGATGTAGAAATTGCAATTCAAATTTTAAAGATTAACGAGGTTGGGGTTTCATTTGTTTCCTATAAAACAGCATGTCTCTATGATAAGTTATTATTATTTGAGGCTCTAAATTGTAGTCGCCTTGCGGCTGCTTACTGCTGAGAATCAATGTCTTATAGGGTGGATGTGGTTTCAATAACAGTTTCATTATGGTAGCAGAGGTAGCAAAACCTTGGTGTTCTGGTCCAAATTGCATTTAATGTTCACATGCGGGGTTGGGATCCATTCCGTATTAGATCAATTTGGGCAGATCCACCTGTGAATATTATAACACGTTTTCTTTGTCATTTTTGCAGAAGTATAGTTATGTGCTGTTTAAAGAAAATTTGTGATGAGTCCTATTGCTAAAtattactacctccgttcctttttataagagaaaattcactttttagagtcattgaataatcaatgtatatagtctataaagagaccaaatacattagttatttaatgaacctaaaaaatgacttgtctcttataaaaaggaacggaggtagtataaAATATACTGGCTCGACTAAGAAGAGCTGACACTATATATTAGTTATTGTCTTAGGATTTCTACTAGTTGGGCTATTGTGCTATTTAAGCTCTCTAGATTCCTAGACCAACATAATCTTTGCAATCAATTTATGCTTGTTCCAATAGATGCTTTGTAGCAGTTGTTGATTTATGCTTGGTTCAAAGATGCATCATTTTATGTTCCTGAGAAGTGATATATGTATGACACTATCAAAGTCAGATAGGTTATAAATTTAGGTAGGAGCATTGGATTTCACCGTATATGCTAACATGTATGTTATTTCAATGGATTGCTGACTGATGCCGACAACTTTTTGTTAACGTTTTTTTCAACAATTGTGATATTAAAACTATACTGTATACTTGAAGTTttattgaaagaaatcaatttcatACTTGTATTGTGAATGGGGAGTCCAAGGAATATGCAAGTGAACTTTGAGTGCTTGAGGTATTGGAGAGTGACATACATTTCTGAAATAACTCTATTGGTTTTTTCAGAGGGgaatcaattgtattaataatataattaatgatatatttatattattgtcggtatttaagttattctttaaaattttcattaaaaattaatgtttttttaaattattttttatttatttgtcaaagatatattaaaataaggaaaaatcttttcaaaataaaattttaatttataatattatttaaaattaatgtttattaaaaattaatatttttaaaattttaattttgtaataatttattaGACATAAGTTAATCCACTTTTAAAATTGGATAGGAACAAAAgaagaaatatattttaaaaaaaaagaaactgtCAAACTTTTAAACAATTGTTTCCTTAAATAAAAGATTTCTAAAGTTTGAAAAATGGAAGgattatatttttgtatttcaAGAGAAAAGTGATTTAAGGAAACAGTttcaacatttttattaattaaatttttttcccAGAATTTTTCCTTAATTTTCAAACATAATTCTATATATAAAATGAaacatatataatattataaaattaatttcatgtatatatatattcaaccCCTTTAATTTTAGGTACATGAAACTAAATTTTTTTcactataataattaatatatagccTATTTTTCTTAAACTAATATTAAGCAAAAGAAGAGGAAATGTTTTAAAAAACCTTACGAAGTGTGTGTGAtctagcggtgaaacgcttgggtcctggaaagaaaaaaagtttacaaaattttaaactatattataaataaatatttttttaaaataaaataaaaaaattggaatattggttaattcggatatgtatattcgaaaattcttgaaaataaaatattaagatactttggatatgcatatccaaaaataactaaactaaaaatttaaatgcGTTCGAATATACACATTCAGaaggtattttggaattttcataaatatttttactCTATATGAATGTATAAAAACATTCAAGACACATAATAGAAAAGTCTTCAAGTTCATGTACATAATAGTAGGCTAAAATTAATGGAAAAATATATTGAATACATATCTCTAAAGTTAGTCTCCATACTCCCACAATTCTCTTAACATTACAATTTTACTTCATATTTTgcataaaatgtaaaaaatattttcccacatttttaaaattaaaatttctccAACATTTATGAGAAGTCGCTTGGTTGtaaacttatccttcaaccttGAGGTATTCCGTTTGAGACTTGGcaccaagaaaaataaaattttggattTTCAAAATTTTTAGATGTTAAAAAAGTTGAGACATTGAAAACACactacttatttttttcttcaattttttcaaaaaatacactTTTAAAAGAtgagaaaagaaattaaaaagagaTCAAGAAGGCGGTGATTGAAAAGTGAaggaagaataaaagaaaatgacataaaaagataaaataacataaaGGAAAGATGAAAGACGTGTTTGTATAATTTAAAATGAAGAATATCTCACAATATTCTAACATAGTAcacaatatttaaaaatatgagagaaaataaatcttgaaaagaggattaaaaatataattactaCCATCAGACTTAAAAAAGCATTGAAAAGATGATTGGAATTATAATTACTACAATCAAATTTAAAAACACGACATAAAAGAAGAATTGAAGAGATTTAAACGTATAAGATAAATgacaagaaaataaaaagagaagtGTTTGGAAAGTGTATATCAAAATTTATACTATTTTCGGTCTTAAACCATGTGACTTACTCCATGACCCAAGAATTTTCTTTTGAGAGTTTCACCATCAGTTTGATCTTTTATCATGGAATCAACCCACAACCTTCT
Proteins encoded in this window:
- the LOC131634804 gene encoding splicing factor U2af small subunit B-like; the encoded protein is MAEHLASIFGTEKDRVNCPFYFKIGACRHGDRCSRLHNRPTISPTLLLSNMYQRPDIITPGVDPNGQPIDPRQIQQHFEDFYEDIFLELSKFGYIETLNVCDNLADHMIGNVYVLFREEDHAAAALGSLHGRFYSGRPILADFSPVTDFREATCRQYEENSCNRGGYCNFMHVKKIGRELRRKLFSSQRSRSRSRSRSNSPRRRRRSGDRERPRDRDRDYESRGRRSSDRDRIRDRDGNRERNRDSRDEGGRRRNGSSAREGREGSEERRARIEQWNREREEKP